Proteins from a single region of Acidovorax sp. NCPPB 3576:
- the def gene encoding peptide deformylase, with protein sequence MTVQNILKMGDPRLLRVAQPVTEFDTDALHLLVRDMLETMEAVDGAGLAAPQIGVDLQLVIFGSDRRNPRYPDRPLVPRTVLLNPQITPLGDDEEEDWEGCLSVPGLRGKVPRWSRIRYQGLDPYGDAIDRTAEGFHARVVQHECDHLIGKLYPMRVRDFTQFGYTDVLFPELADAEDD encoded by the coding sequence ATGACCGTTCAAAACATCCTCAAGATGGGCGATCCGCGCCTGCTGCGCGTCGCCCAGCCCGTGACCGAATTCGATACCGACGCGCTGCACCTGCTGGTGCGCGACATGCTCGAGACCATGGAGGCGGTGGATGGCGCGGGCCTGGCCGCACCCCAGATCGGGGTGGATCTGCAATTGGTGATCTTCGGCTCGGACCGCAGAAATCCCCGCTATCCCGACCGCCCGCTGGTGCCGCGCACGGTGTTGCTCAATCCGCAGATCACGCCGCTGGGAGACGATGAGGAAGAGGACTGGGAAGGGTGCCTGTCCGTGCCTGGGCTGCGCGGCAAGGTGCCGCGCTGGTCCCGCATCCGCTACCAGGGTCTGGACCCGTATGGCGACGCGATCGACCGGACGGCGGAGGGGTTTCATGCGCGTGTGGTGCAGCATGAATGCGACCACCTGATCGGCAAGCTCTATCCGATGCGGGTGCGCGACTTCACACAGTTCGGCTACACCGACGTGCTGTTTCCCGAACTGGCGGATGCGGAAGACGACTGA